One Metamycoplasma gateae genomic window, TGAATCTGATCTTCCTGATTTAGGTTCTATTAAATAATTCAACAATTCCAAACCATCTCCACTAAGGTAGTTAAATTCCGTATTTTTTATCGAATGCCCAGAAGATTGTTTAACAAAATCGATGAACGAATCTATAGCCAGTTTGTAATTGTCGTCATTAAAGTTAAATAATTTACCTTTGCCTTCATATGTAAAGGTCTTTTTTCATTCTTCGGGAGTTTCGCTTTTGTAGTTCATTGCTCCAATCATTAGGTTATCGATGAATGCATTAGTTCATGCTACTCTTTGATATTGATTATCTTTGAGAATTGAAAAAATTTCAGTTCATGTTATGGGTAGGTCGAGATTTTCTAAGGCGTTTTGTGCTTTATCAATGTCCAGGTTAGGACGCGAATCCTTGTTTATATTATAAGCAATTCCTTTATCTTGAATATAGTAAGGGATTATATAATCTGCAAAATGATCCCATTCGTTATCGTGTTTTTGTTTCGTTTCGAAAGATCTTCATTGATTTTTTTCTTTATCTATTTCGAACCCAATCTTTTTTAAATCATCTTCAGTCATTAAACTAAGTTTATTATAAATAAGTGTGTCAAAACTTTCTAAATGATTTTGAACATTTGTTGTGAAGAATTTTTTTCTATTTTCTCAATTATTTGTACCATCACCAAAAACTTTTTCAAAATTAATCTTTTTAATTTTTTTATCCAAAATTAATTGAGCGGTTTGAAAATCACTACCAACTCCAGCTATCGCCTTATCTTGTGTAAGTGCTTGAGTAAATTCATTAATTTCCTTAAACTCTTTATAGTTGTAATTTTTCTTAATATTATTTACTATATCAGGCGCTAAATAAGATTCATAATTATAAATACTAGGTCTATAATGATTTGTTAATTTAAATAGTAAGCCCCCTAGGAAAGCTAACGCTATTAAAAATATAAGTAAGTATATTGATAATACTTTAAAAATTCTTTTATGCAATTTATAAGGCCTCCTTGTAGAAGTCTTTTTGCGCTTGTTTTTTAGAAAGCATAATTGCTTTTTTTGCCTTTTTGTTTTGAGAACCCTTAAATACTATGTACATTGTGTTTCCAAAAATAACAATTAGTAGTGATATGGCCCCTATTGCTAACGATCAGGCTTGAAATTGTCCTTCATATAACTGAGTTCCTAGTGTTTCCGTATTTGAAACAATACGGGTAATAATGAAATCATCGAATGATAAAGTCATTGTCATCACAAAGGTAAAACCAATTGAACCAAGCATATAAACAAAGTATGTTTTAAATCATGTTTTAAATTTTGAGTATCCTAAATCTTGACTTGCTTCAAAAATGTTCTTTGAAAACTTATCGCTTTTAGGAAGCATTATTAGAATTCCGTATGGTAAGCACATTACTGTATGACCGATGATTGATCTAAAGAAACCTTCGCTAGTTGCCTTTAATGTTCCAAAGAACAAAAAGTTTAGAACTATTGCAAGTGTTAAACCGGTAATTACGTCAGGATTTATCATTGGTACATTTGAGGTTGTTTGTACAAATGATCTAGCTGTTTTGTTTTTGTGTCTTCAAAGGGCAAAAACAGTTAGTAATGATATTGTTATAACTAAAATTGATGTTGCAATTCCTAATAGAAATGAGTTTACAAAAGCTAGTGTATGAGATTTTGAGAATAACTCTTTATAAGCATCGAATGAGGTTCTATTTCAAGTTGTTACTGAGAATATACCTTTGTCCGACGGTGAGTTAAAACTGTATATTGTTCCAAAAATTAGCGGAACATATAGAAAACCAAGAATTACAAAAACATACGAATATTTTAAAAAGTTTTTAAATTTACTCATAGTTTCCTCCTTGTTTTTTCTTTCTTATTAAATAAGGTATACCGTAAATAATTCCATATATTGTTAATAATACAGATAAAGTAATAATAACCAATGTTGATGAGTTTGCTAAGTCAAACGGGTTGGCCGTGTTTGCAAATTGGTTGATTAGATTACCTATTAATTGCTTTTGACTACCGTTTGGCAACAATTTGTCTGAAATAATAATCGAAGTAGCAGCCATCATTAATACAATTCCAAAACCACTTAATATGGCTTTTGATGAATATGGAATAATAACTTTAAATACAGTTTTAAATTTTGAGTATCCAAGATCCTCTGAGGCTTCTAAAATATTTTTGGGCATATCTTTTAAAACTTGATAAAGAGGTAGAACCATAAATGGTAGATATAGATAAACCATACCAAAAATAATAAAGAAGTTATTGTTAAGTTGATTTTCATCAAATATAGCTGAAAATAATCCACGAATAGCTAAAGCTTTTGAAATTGTAAAAATTGCAAGAGGACTTAATATAAGAGTTAAACCCAGAATTTTGATTATTTTATTCTTAGATCTTGCTACGATATAGGCATATGGAAAACCTATAATTAAAGCTAGTGTTGCGGCCAATAATCCTGTTAATAATGATCTAGCTATTATTATCCAAGTAGATGGTTTTATTGCAATTTCTCAATTTTCTAATCTAGTTTGCCCTTCTAAAGGTTTGAAGGCATAAATGCAAACAAAAATCATTGGAAGAATAATGAATAAAATTGCAAATATAATATAAGGAATTAAAAATGAAATTTGTAGTTTGGAAATAGGTGAAGAAAGTTTTTTATTTCTTTTTTCCTTAATTGTATTAAGCTTCATTATTTTGCTCAATTTCTTCTTCTAATGCTTCTAATTTTTTATCTTTCTTCATTAAGTGAATTGAATCGATATCTCAATCCAAAAATACTTCCTTACCTACGGCATGTTTTGAAGATGTTTCAACCTTAATATTTTTTCCCCTAACGTCAATATCATAATTATAGTAACTACCGCCATATGTTGATTTCACGATTTCACCGACCAATTTTGCTTTTGATTTTAATCTTGTTATATAAACGTCTTCGGGTCTTATTAAAGCATCCAATCTCTCACCTGGTTCAAATTCATCATGAATAGTATCGAATGTTTTTGACATAAATTTAACTTTATTCTTTTTAACAAATGTAGCATCAAAAAAGTTTGAATCACCAATAAAGTTAGCTACTCATTTATTTATAGGATAGTCATAAAGTTCTTTAGGTGTTGTAAATTGTTCAACCTTACCATCCCTAATAACGGCAATTTTATCACTAAGTTGTAACGCTTCATTTCTATCGTGTGTTACAAATATAAAAGTTAGTTTTAATTTTTGTTGAATATCTCTTAGTAAAGTTTGCATTTTTTCACGAATTTTAGCATCTAATGCACTAAGTGGTTCATCAAGTAAAAGAATTTCAGGTTCAATAACTAAAGATCTTGCAAGAGCAACACGTTGTTTCATACCACCAGATAAGAAATTAACGTTTTTCTTCTCATTTCCGCTTAGACCTACAAGTTCCATAATATCTTTAACTTCTTTATCCATTTCTTCATTCGAAATTTTTCTAGTTAAATATTTTTTTTCAAAATTTTCAGTTTTTAAATCAACATAATTTTCTCAATACGAATATTTAAAGTCCATATCATCAATCCATTGTTGATATTTATTTCTTTTTCTTTCAGATAACGAATTATTAGAGTTTAATTCTTTTTCATATAGTTCAAATTCTTTATCAAGATTTTTCATTTTTTGTTCAGCAAATTTTCTCCATTTTCTTCTTTGAACAGTCAATTTATTTTGATAAGACTTTGGAATATCTTCTTTTTTAATACGTTTTAACCTTAAGCCATATTTAATATTGTTTTCGACATTTAAATGTGGAAAAAGAGCATAATCTTGAAAAATTGTAGATACATCTCTTTTGTGTGGAGATAAATCTTTAATATCCTTACCGTGTAGTTTTACTTCTCCACGCGTTACCCATTCAAAACCACCAATAATTCTTAAAATTGTAGTTTTTCCAGAACCTGAAGGCCCTAATAATGTTATAAATTCACCCTTTTCAATGTTTAAGTTAACATTATCTAAAACAGTTTTATCTTCAAATTCTTTAACAACGTCTACTAGTTCAATAATTGAAGAATTATCTTTTATTAGTTTCTTTTTTTCCATTGTTATCCTTTCGTAGTTATGATTTTGTTTTTTGATAGTAATAATCAATCATTTTAGTTCTAAGTTCTAAATCAAGTGGTTGATAAGCTCTAAATTCAACATTTTTAGCAGTATCTAAGTCAAATATAGAAAGAGCTTTATAATCAATTTTTTTCGACTTATTTAAGAAATATCAATCTTTTAAAAAATTCTTAATATTTTTATAACTTGGTGTGTAATTAATTGTGTCAAAATTGCTTATATTTGGCAAGCTAGGATTAGCAAAAGCCAATTTAAATTCTTCAAAACGTTTAACAAAGAAGTTTTTACTAATTTGATCAATATTTTTAGGTTTATCAAAATTATTTTCATTGAATAATTCAGTTAAATAATGATTATTTTCTCGATTTGGATTATTGTTCATTAATTCGTTATAAACATTTAAAATG contains:
- a CDS encoding ABC transporter permease, with the protein product MSKFKNFLKYSYVFVILGFLYVPLIFGTIYSFNSPSDKGIFSVTTWNRTSFDAYKELFSKSHTLAFVNSFLLGIATSILVITISLLTVFALWRHKNKTARSFVQTTSNVPMINPDVITGLTLAIVLNFLFFGTLKATSEGFFRSIIGHTVMCLPYGILIMLPKSDKFSKNIFEASQDLGYSKFKTWFKTYFVYMLGSIGFTFVMTMTLSFDDFIITRIVSNTETLGTQLYEGQFQAWSLAIGAISLLIVIFGNTMYIVFKGSQNKKAKKAIMLSKKQAQKDFYKEAL
- a CDS encoding ABC transporter permease is translated as MKLNTIKEKRNKKLSSPISKLQISFLIPYIIFAILFIILPMIFVCIYAFKPLEGQTRLENWEIAIKPSTWIIIARSLLTGLLAATLALIIGFPYAYIVARSKNKIIKILGLTLILSPLAIFTISKALAIRGLFSAIFDENQLNNNFFIIFGMVYLYLPFMVLPLYQVLKDMPKNILEASEDLGYSKFKTVFKVIIPYSSKAILSGFGIVLMMAATSIIISDKLLPNGSQKQLIGNLINQFANTANPFDLANSSTLVIITLSVLLTIYGIIYGIPYLIRKKKQGGNYE
- a CDS encoding ABC transporter ATP-binding protein — its product is MEKKKLIKDNSSIIELVDVVKEFEDKTVLDNVNLNIEKGEFITLLGPSGSGKTTILRIIGGFEWVTRGEVKLHGKDIKDLSPHKRDVSTIFQDYALFPHLNVENNIKYGLRLKRIKKEDIPKSYQNKLTVQRRKWRKFAEQKMKNLDKEFELYEKELNSNNSLSERKRNKYQQWIDDMDFKYSYWENYVDLKTENFEKKYLTRKISNEEMDKEVKDIMELVGLSGNEKKNVNFLSGGMKQRVALARSLVIEPEILLLDEPLSALDAKIREKMQTLLRDIQQKLKLTFIFVTHDRNEALQLSDKIAVIRDGKVEQFTTPKELYDYPINKWVANFIGDSNFFDATFVKKNKVKFMSKTFDTIHDEFEPGERLDALIRPEDVYITRLKSKAKLVGEIVKSTYGGSYYNYDIDVRGKNIKVETSSKHAVGKEVFLDWDIDSIHLMKKDKKLEALEEEIEQNNEA